Proteins from a genomic interval of Benincasa hispida cultivar B227 chromosome 7, ASM972705v1, whole genome shotgun sequence:
- the LOC120081569 gene encoding uncharacterized protein LOC120081569 isoform X1, with translation MAEKEEQINGCHLKPVAEASKPTENVPETEWKTMTPWEQHSAVISIPRFDYNAPSALLQRCQSGFLITCSIKREKSATKEAISILEKYIQYFSSSMPETLTVSDENKTSKRRKVCTGDVDPRSDEGVERSTDEHAGTSLISTKSEAKVEKCSPISLVKLTRSGLLLFTFIKNISPDTVYIVKDIIQCLEAGTLKSPAWCHRIFPIQATCCLNENDLHAVVSKLVLHFMKDKGNILSQPVKFAVGYNRRGIEETEMKKTSKDSSGANVMLGRDKCFSIVAAAVKDVVSNAIVDLKSPELCILVELLPVSGLPLESLVVGVSVLPSNLVTTKPRLCIKALTSDTKAKS, from the exons ATGGCAGAGAAAGAAGAACAGATCAATGGCTGCCACCTCAAACCTGTAGCAGAAGCCTCAAAACCGACAGAGAATGTCCCCGAAACCGAATGGAAAACGATGACGCCATGGGAGCAGCACTCTGCTGTCATAAGCATCCCTCGGTTCGATTACAATGCACCGTCTGCGCTTCTTCAACGTTGCCAGTCTGGATTCCTCATTACATGCAGTATCA AGAGGGAGAAGAGTGCCACAAAAGAAGCTATCTCCATCCTTGAAAAG TATATTCAGTACTTCAGTAGCTCTATGCCAGAAACTTTGACGGTATCTGATGAAAATAAAACTTCTAAAAGGAGGAAAGTTTGTACAGGGGACGTTGATCCCAGAAGTGATGAAGGAGTGGAAAGGAGTACTG ATGAACATGCTGGAACTTCTTTGATTTCTACGAAGAGTGAGGCAAAAGTAGAGAAATGTTCTCCTATTTCACTAGTGAAGTTGACGCGGAGTGGCTTGCTTTTGTTTACTTTTATCAAGAATATCTCTCCTGATACTGTTTATATTGTCAAAGACATAATTCAGTGTCTGGAAGCAGGGACTTTGAAGTCACCCGC TTGGTGCCATCGCATATTCCCCATCCAAGCTACTTGCTGCTTGAATGAAAACGATCTCCACGCGGTTGTGTCAAAgcttgttcttcatttcatgAAGGATAAAGGAAACATTCTTTCACAGCCTGTAAAG TTTGCAGTAGGGTACAACAGAAGAGGAATTGAAGAGACTGAGATGAAGAAGACTTCCAAAGATAGTTCTGGTGCTAATGTTATGCTGGGGCGCGATAAATGCTTTAGCATCGTGGCTGCTGCCGTGAAAGATGTGGTCTCGAATGCCATTGTAGATTTGAAATCTCCAGAG CTCTGCATCCTTGTTGAGTTGCTTCCTGTTTCTGGGTTGCCTCTTGAATCATTGGTGGTGGGGGTGTCGGTTCTTCCAAGCAATCTTGTTACTACGAAGCCTCGACTTTGCATCAAAGCTTTGACTTCTGATACCAAGGCAAAGAGTTGA
- the LOC120081569 gene encoding uncharacterized protein LOC120081569 isoform X2, with protein sequence MHRLRFFNVASLDSSLHAVSYIQYFSSSMPETLTVSDENKTSKRRKVCTGDVDPRSDEGVERSTDEHAGTSLISTKSEAKVEKCSPISLVKLTRSGLLLFTFIKNISPDTVYIVKDIIQCLEAGTLKSPAWCHRIFPIQATCCLNENDLHAVVSKLVLHFMKDKGNILSQPVKFAVGYNRRGIEETEMKKTSKDSSGANVMLGRDKCFSIVAAAVKDVVSNAIVDLKSPELCILVELLPVSGLPLESLVVGVSVLPSNLVTTKPRLCIKALTSDTKAKS encoded by the exons ATGCACCGTCTGCGCTTCTTCAACGTTGCCAGTCTGGATTCCTCATTACATGCAGTATCA TATATTCAGTACTTCAGTAGCTCTATGCCAGAAACTTTGACGGTATCTGATGAAAATAAAACTTCTAAAAGGAGGAAAGTTTGTACAGGGGACGTTGATCCCAGAAGTGATGAAGGAGTGGAAAGGAGTACTG ATGAACATGCTGGAACTTCTTTGATTTCTACGAAGAGTGAGGCAAAAGTAGAGAAATGTTCTCCTATTTCACTAGTGAAGTTGACGCGGAGTGGCTTGCTTTTGTTTACTTTTATCAAGAATATCTCTCCTGATACTGTTTATATTGTCAAAGACATAATTCAGTGTCTGGAAGCAGGGACTTTGAAGTCACCCGC TTGGTGCCATCGCATATTCCCCATCCAAGCTACTTGCTGCTTGAATGAAAACGATCTCCACGCGGTTGTGTCAAAgcttgttcttcatttcatgAAGGATAAAGGAAACATTCTTTCACAGCCTGTAAAG TTTGCAGTAGGGTACAACAGAAGAGGAATTGAAGAGACTGAGATGAAGAAGACTTCCAAAGATAGTTCTGGTGCTAATGTTATGCTGGGGCGCGATAAATGCTTTAGCATCGTGGCTGCTGCCGTGAAAGATGTGGTCTCGAATGCCATTGTAGATTTGAAATCTCCAGAG CTCTGCATCCTTGTTGAGTTGCTTCCTGTTTCTGGGTTGCCTCTTGAATCATTGGTGGTGGGGGTGTCGGTTCTTCCAAGCAATCTTGTTACTACGAAGCCTCGACTTTGCATCAAAGCTTTGACTTCTGATACCAAGGCAAAGAGTTGA